One window of the Primulina eburnea isolate SZY01 chromosome 18, ASM2296580v1, whole genome shotgun sequence genome contains the following:
- the LOC140819407 gene encoding uncharacterized protein, producing the protein MNRWVYQQKALVGGCVTDGVICPKPRRIGGLPLHFHDTIKTHSRLLQIKNPPTDVYDAKAGTFLLDIIQSKVASSPPFFTGSPPSRASNPVILDEQFGNDDANPLSPALTSRGCAQGSFDSKPAPVRIEGFNCRESFSISAVA; encoded by the exons ATGAATAGATGGGTGTACCAGCAGAAGGCTTTGGTTGGGGGATGTGTCACCGACGGTGTGATTTGCCCGAAGCCCCGTAGGATCGGCGGCCTACCCCTTCACTTTCACGACACCATCAAAACTCACTCTCGGCTGCTGCAAATCAA GAATCCTCCTACAGATGTGTATGATGCTAAAGCGGGGACGTTTCTTCTAGATATTATTCAATCGAAG GTGGCTTCATCTCCACCATTTTTTACTGGTTCACCACCAAGCAGGGCCTCAAACCCTGTTATCCTAGACGAGCAGTTTGGCAATGACGATGCCAACCCTTTATCCCCTGCACTCACGAGTCGAGGTTGTGCTCAGGGGAGTTTTGATAGCAAGCCAGCTCCAGTGAGGATAGAAGGGTTCAATTGTCGTGAAAGTTTTAGCATTTCTGCAGTAGCGTAG
- the LOC140819406 gene encoding kinesin-like protein KIN-14C isoform X1: MDPITKDYPRINRSTVSTNGDVFEPSSSNNAKQRGTLVEWLNCVLPDLNLPINASDEELRAFLVDGSVLCRVLNKLKPGSVTEFGASVSTSQSRSENVERFLSAMDKLGLPRFQAADLEKGSMKIVLDCLLTLQTHFLPNLGRYTGSSQRDEPFRMLTSPTSASDSKFQRVLRSPIRAEPSAALINHVGHKFHEVFQLKQGSYTDIPAAKISEMMKSNSLDNAPTQSLLCVVNGILDESIERKNGEIPHRVACLLRKVVQEIERRISTQAEHLRTQNNLFKAREEKYQSRIRVLEALAAGASEEIQMQSEKNNTEVKKKVEEQFVERLMKEKESYNQEIANLKELLEIARRKHEEEYNHEAMDIKQELEVAKRKYEEQSTDLKQQLEVAKRKYEQSLQSKSEATGSQQEFENRLKEAVSQLTESRYKAKELENKLKDAISEVTELRNKEKELENKLKEEVSHLTESRNKVKELEAFSVSKSQSWSKKEHVYYRFAEVQLGALRELRFASESMRQEIVGTQQSYTEDFSILGSRIKHMDDAAKNYYSLLAENRKMHNELQELKGNIRVYCRVRPFHPGQKQKQSTVEYIGENGEIVVSNPSKQGKEARRSFKFDKIYGPTATQAEVFADTQPLIQSVLDGYNVCILAYGQTGSGKTYTMTGPDGATEAEWGVNYRALNDLFRISQSRKNSYTYEISVQMVEIYNEQVRDLLSNDGSQKRLGILATTQPNGLAVPDASIHPVGKTSDVLDLMSTGLKNRARGATALNERSSRSHSVVSIHARGMDLKGNSSIRSSLHLVDLAGSERVDRSEVTGDRLKEAQHINKSLSALGDVIFALAQKNAHVPYRNSKLTQVLQSSLGGQAKTLMFVQLNPDIGSATESISTLKFAERVSGVELGAAKSSKDVRDVRDLMEQVSSLKDTIAEKDEEIERLQRLKDLKNMSTG; encoded by the exons ATGGATCCAATAACAAAAGATTATCCTAGAATCAACAGATCAACCGTATCTACAAATGGTGATGTTTTCGAACCCTCTTCGAGTAACAACG CTAAGCAGCGGGGAACTTTGGTAGAATGGTTAAACTGTGTTCTTCCGGATTTGAATTTGCCAATAAATGCTTCAGATGAAGAACTACGCGCGTTCTTGGTGGATGGTTCTGTTTTGTGCCGAGTGCTGAACAAACTAAAACCTGGTTCTGTAACTGAG TTCGGTGCTTCTGTAAGTACTTCACAATCCCGGTCTGAAAATGTGGAAAGATTTTTGTCAGCAATGGATAAATTGGGCTTGCCAAGGTTTCAAGCAGCAGACCTGGAGAAG GGATCTATGAAAATCGTATTGGACTGCCTTCTAACACTACAAACTCATTTTCTCCCAAATCTTGGGAGGTACACCGGAAGTTCTCAGAGGGATGAACCCTTTCGGATGCTTACTTCCCCAACTTCTGCATCAGACTCGAAATTTCAACGTGTCTTACGCAGCCCCATAAGGGCCG AGCCATCAGCTGCACTTATTAATCATGTTGGACATAAGTTTCACGAAGTATTTCAGCTTAAACAAGGATCTTACACAGACATTCCGGCTGCAAAGATTTCGGAAATGATGAAATCCAATAGCTTAGAT AATGCCCCGACACAGTCGCTATTATGCGTTGTAAACGGTATTTTAGACGAAAGTATTGAACGGAAGAATGGAGAAATACCTCAT CGTGTTGCCTGCCTATTGAGAAAAGTTGTCCAGGAGATAGAGCGACGGATATCCACTCAAGCAGAACATTTGCGCACG CAAAATAATCTTTTCAAGGCTCGCGAGGAGAAATACCAGTCAAGAATTAGAGTTCTTGAGGCGCTTGCGGCAGGAGCTAGTGAAGAGATACAG ATGCAGAGTGAGAAGAACAACACAGAAGTGAAAAAGAAAGTAGAGGAGCAGTTTGTAGAGAGACTGATGAAAGAAAAAGAGAGCTACAACCAAGAGATTGCAAATTTAAAAGAACTCCTCGAAATAGCTAGGAGAAAACATGAAGAGGAGTATAATCACGAGGCCATGGATATAAAACAAGAACTTGAAGTAGCTAAAAGAAAATATGAAGAGCAATCCACGGATTTAAAACAACAACTCGAAGTGGCTAAAAGAAAATATGAGCAGTCCTTACAATCGAAATCCGAAGCAACAGGATCTCAACAGGAGTTTGAGAATAGACTAAAAGAAGCAGTAAGCCAGCTAACAGAGTCAAGATATAAagccaaggagcttgagaataAACTAAAAGATGCAATAAGCGAGGTAACAGAGTTGAGGAATAAAGAGAAGGAGCTTGAGAACAAACTAAAAGAAGAAGTAAGCCATCTGACAGAGTCGAGGAATAAAGTGAAGGAGCTTGAAGCATTTTCCGTGTCAAAATCTCAAAGTTGGAGCAAAAAAGAGCACGTTTACTATAGATTCGCCGAAGTTCAGCTTGGTGCTTTGCGG GAACTAAGGTTTGCATCTGAGTCGATGCGGCAAGAAATTGTTGGAACACAGCAAAGCTACACAGAAGACTTCAGTATTTTAG GATCAAGAATCAAGCATATGGATGATGCTGCAAAGAACTATTATTCTCTCCTTGCTGAAAATCGAAAGATGCATAATGAACTACAAGAGCTTAAAG GGAATATTCGGGTGTACTGCCGTGTAAGGCCCTTTCATCCAGGTCAGAAGcagaaacaatcaactgtcgaATACATTGGTGAAAATGGAGAGATAGTTGTTTCAAATCCATCTAAACAAGGGAAAGAAGCGCGACGTTCATTTAAGTTCGATAAAATATATGGTCCAACAGCAACACAAG CTGAAGTATTTGCAGATACTCAGCCGTTAATACAGtctgttttggatggatataaCGTGTGTATACTTGCCTATGGTCAGACTGGTTCTGGGAAAACATATACCATG ACTGGCCCTGATGGAGCTACTGAAGCGGAATGGGGAGTCAATTACCGAGCTTTAAACGATCTTTTCCGCATTTCACAAAGTAGGAAGAATAGCTATACATATGAAATTTCTGTTCAGATGGTGGAAATATATAATGAACAAGTCCGTGATTTACTCTCAAATGATGGCTCACAAAAAAGA CTTGGGATTTTAGCTACCACTCAACCCAATGGGCTAGCCGTCCCAGATGCTAGCATTCACCCAGTCGGCAAAACTTCAGATGTATTAGATCTTATGAGTACTGGACTAAAGAACAGAGCCAGAGGTGCCACAGCTTTAAATGAAAGAAGCAGTCGATCACACAG TGTTGTCTCTATTCATGCCCGAGGAATGGATTTGAAGGGTAATTCATCTATAAGAAGCAGCCTTCATTTAGTAGATCTAGCAGGAAGTGAGAGAGTAGACCGTTCAGAGGTAACAGGAGACAGACTGAAAGAAGCTCAACATATAAACAAATCTTTATCTGCTCTCGGAGATGTCATATTCGCTTTGGCACAAAAGAATGCTCATGTCCCCTACCGTAACAGCAAGCTCACTCAAGTGCTTCAGAGTTCATTAG GTGGTCAGGCAAAGACGCTGATGTTTGTTCAGCTTAATCCTGATATTGGTTCCGCCACTGAATCAATTAGTACCTTAAAATTTGCTGAGAGGGTATCCGGAGTCGAGCTTGGTGCAGCAAAAAGCAGCAAAGATGTGAGGGATGTCAGGGATTTGATGGAACAG GTATCATCTTTGAAAGACACTATAGCCGAGAAAGATGAGGAGATTGAGAGGCTGCAGCGGCttaaagatctcaaaaacatgTCGACTGGTTAG
- the LOC140819406 gene encoding kinesin-like protein KIN-14C isoform X2, whose amino-acid sequence MDPITKDYPRINRSTVSTNGDVFEPSSSNNAKQRGTLVEWLNCVLPDLNLPINASDEELRAFLVDGSVLCRVLNKLKPGSVTEFGASVSTSQSRSENVERFLSAMDKLGLPRFQAADLEKGSMKIVLDCLLTLQTHFLPNLGRYTGSSQRDEPFRMLTSPTSASDSKFQRVLRSPIRAEPSAALINHVGHKFHEVFQLKQGSYTDIPAAKISEMMKSNSLDNAPTQSLLCVVNGILDESIERKNGEIPHRVACLLRKVVQEIERRISTQAEHLRTQNNLFKAREEKYQSRIRVLEALAAGASEEIQSEKNNTEVKKKVEEQFVERLMKEKESYNQEIANLKELLEIARRKHEEEYNHEAMDIKQELEVAKRKYEEQSTDLKQQLEVAKRKYEQSLQSKSEATGSQQEFENRLKEAVSQLTESRYKAKELENKLKDAISEVTELRNKEKELENKLKEEVSHLTESRNKVKELEAFSVSKSQSWSKKEHVYYRFAEVQLGALRELRFASESMRQEIVGTQQSYTEDFSILGSRIKHMDDAAKNYYSLLAENRKMHNELQELKGNIRVYCRVRPFHPGQKQKQSTVEYIGENGEIVVSNPSKQGKEARRSFKFDKIYGPTATQAEVFADTQPLIQSVLDGYNVCILAYGQTGSGKTYTMTGPDGATEAEWGVNYRALNDLFRISQSRKNSYTYEISVQMVEIYNEQVRDLLSNDGSQKRLGILATTQPNGLAVPDASIHPVGKTSDVLDLMSTGLKNRARGATALNERSSRSHSVVSIHARGMDLKGNSSIRSSLHLVDLAGSERVDRSEVTGDRLKEAQHINKSLSALGDVIFALAQKNAHVPYRNSKLTQVLQSSLGGQAKTLMFVQLNPDIGSATESISTLKFAERVSGVELGAAKSSKDVRDVRDLMEQVSSLKDTIAEKDEEIERLQRLKDLKNMSTG is encoded by the exons ATGGATCCAATAACAAAAGATTATCCTAGAATCAACAGATCAACCGTATCTACAAATGGTGATGTTTTCGAACCCTCTTCGAGTAACAACG CTAAGCAGCGGGGAACTTTGGTAGAATGGTTAAACTGTGTTCTTCCGGATTTGAATTTGCCAATAAATGCTTCAGATGAAGAACTACGCGCGTTCTTGGTGGATGGTTCTGTTTTGTGCCGAGTGCTGAACAAACTAAAACCTGGTTCTGTAACTGAG TTCGGTGCTTCTGTAAGTACTTCACAATCCCGGTCTGAAAATGTGGAAAGATTTTTGTCAGCAATGGATAAATTGGGCTTGCCAAGGTTTCAAGCAGCAGACCTGGAGAAG GGATCTATGAAAATCGTATTGGACTGCCTTCTAACACTACAAACTCATTTTCTCCCAAATCTTGGGAGGTACACCGGAAGTTCTCAGAGGGATGAACCCTTTCGGATGCTTACTTCCCCAACTTCTGCATCAGACTCGAAATTTCAACGTGTCTTACGCAGCCCCATAAGGGCCG AGCCATCAGCTGCACTTATTAATCATGTTGGACATAAGTTTCACGAAGTATTTCAGCTTAAACAAGGATCTTACACAGACATTCCGGCTGCAAAGATTTCGGAAATGATGAAATCCAATAGCTTAGAT AATGCCCCGACACAGTCGCTATTATGCGTTGTAAACGGTATTTTAGACGAAAGTATTGAACGGAAGAATGGAGAAATACCTCAT CGTGTTGCCTGCCTATTGAGAAAAGTTGTCCAGGAGATAGAGCGACGGATATCCACTCAAGCAGAACATTTGCGCACG CAAAATAATCTTTTCAAGGCTCGCGAGGAGAAATACCAGTCAAGAATTAGAGTTCTTGAGGCGCTTGCGGCAGGAGCTAGTGAAGAGATACAG AGTGAGAAGAACAACACAGAAGTGAAAAAGAAAGTAGAGGAGCAGTTTGTAGAGAGACTGATGAAAGAAAAAGAGAGCTACAACCAAGAGATTGCAAATTTAAAAGAACTCCTCGAAATAGCTAGGAGAAAACATGAAGAGGAGTATAATCACGAGGCCATGGATATAAAACAAGAACTTGAAGTAGCTAAAAGAAAATATGAAGAGCAATCCACGGATTTAAAACAACAACTCGAAGTGGCTAAAAGAAAATATGAGCAGTCCTTACAATCGAAATCCGAAGCAACAGGATCTCAACAGGAGTTTGAGAATAGACTAAAAGAAGCAGTAAGCCAGCTAACAGAGTCAAGATATAAagccaaggagcttgagaataAACTAAAAGATGCAATAAGCGAGGTAACAGAGTTGAGGAATAAAGAGAAGGAGCTTGAGAACAAACTAAAAGAAGAAGTAAGCCATCTGACAGAGTCGAGGAATAAAGTGAAGGAGCTTGAAGCATTTTCCGTGTCAAAATCTCAAAGTTGGAGCAAAAAAGAGCACGTTTACTATAGATTCGCCGAAGTTCAGCTTGGTGCTTTGCGG GAACTAAGGTTTGCATCTGAGTCGATGCGGCAAGAAATTGTTGGAACACAGCAAAGCTACACAGAAGACTTCAGTATTTTAG GATCAAGAATCAAGCATATGGATGATGCTGCAAAGAACTATTATTCTCTCCTTGCTGAAAATCGAAAGATGCATAATGAACTACAAGAGCTTAAAG GGAATATTCGGGTGTACTGCCGTGTAAGGCCCTTTCATCCAGGTCAGAAGcagaaacaatcaactgtcgaATACATTGGTGAAAATGGAGAGATAGTTGTTTCAAATCCATCTAAACAAGGGAAAGAAGCGCGACGTTCATTTAAGTTCGATAAAATATATGGTCCAACAGCAACACAAG CTGAAGTATTTGCAGATACTCAGCCGTTAATACAGtctgttttggatggatataaCGTGTGTATACTTGCCTATGGTCAGACTGGTTCTGGGAAAACATATACCATG ACTGGCCCTGATGGAGCTACTGAAGCGGAATGGGGAGTCAATTACCGAGCTTTAAACGATCTTTTCCGCATTTCACAAAGTAGGAAGAATAGCTATACATATGAAATTTCTGTTCAGATGGTGGAAATATATAATGAACAAGTCCGTGATTTACTCTCAAATGATGGCTCACAAAAAAGA CTTGGGATTTTAGCTACCACTCAACCCAATGGGCTAGCCGTCCCAGATGCTAGCATTCACCCAGTCGGCAAAACTTCAGATGTATTAGATCTTATGAGTACTGGACTAAAGAACAGAGCCAGAGGTGCCACAGCTTTAAATGAAAGAAGCAGTCGATCACACAG TGTTGTCTCTATTCATGCCCGAGGAATGGATTTGAAGGGTAATTCATCTATAAGAAGCAGCCTTCATTTAGTAGATCTAGCAGGAAGTGAGAGAGTAGACCGTTCAGAGGTAACAGGAGACAGACTGAAAGAAGCTCAACATATAAACAAATCTTTATCTGCTCTCGGAGATGTCATATTCGCTTTGGCACAAAAGAATGCTCATGTCCCCTACCGTAACAGCAAGCTCACTCAAGTGCTTCAGAGTTCATTAG GTGGTCAGGCAAAGACGCTGATGTTTGTTCAGCTTAATCCTGATATTGGTTCCGCCACTGAATCAATTAGTACCTTAAAATTTGCTGAGAGGGTATCCGGAGTCGAGCTTGGTGCAGCAAAAAGCAGCAAAGATGTGAGGGATGTCAGGGATTTGATGGAACAG GTATCATCTTTGAAAGACACTATAGCCGAGAAAGATGAGGAGATTGAGAGGCTGCAGCGGCttaaagatctcaaaaacatgTCGACTGGTTAG
- the LOC140819796 gene encoding NADH dehydrogenase [ubiquinone] 1 beta subcomplex subunit 10-B-like encodes MGRKKGVMFTDDGAPDDFDPDNPYKDPVAMLEMREHLVREKWIDIEKAKILREKVKWCYRVEGVNHLQKCRHLVHQYLDATRGVGWGKDHRPHSLHGPKVEAAVE; translated from the exons ATGGGGAGGAAGAAGGGGGTGATGTTCACGGATGATGGGGCTCCGGATGACTTCGACCCGGATAACCCGTACAAGGATCCGGTGGCGATGCTGGAGATGAGGGAGCATCTGGTTAGGGAGAAGTGGATCGACATCGAGAAGGCCAAGATTCTGCGGGAGAAAGTCAAGTGGTGCTACCGCGTGGAGGGTGTAAACCACCTCCAGAAATGCCGGCACCTGGTCCACCAGTATCTCGACGCCACCCGCGGCGTCGGCTGGGGGAAGGATCATCGCCCTCATTCCCTCCACG GTCCTAAGGTGGAGGCAGCTGTGGAATAA